The Bacillota bacterium DNA segment GCAGGCACGGCTGTAAGCCGCCCCCAGAAAGGGGATTAACCTGGCGGGGCCCAGCAGCAGGTTCTTCCAGATGCTGACGTGCCCCAGGGCGTGGTGGGCCAGTTCGTGCCCCAGAATCATGCGCAGATCATCGTAAGCGCCCCTCCTCAACATCAGATCAACCAGCTCGCCGTACACCAAGATATATCTGCCGGAGAGGAACTTCATAGCCACGGCGTTCAGGGCACCCTGGCCGCTCAGGACGAAGATCTCCGGGGCACGGGACAGCTTGAGTTCCGCCGCCATGTGGGCTGCCATACGGTACAATTCGGCAAACTGCTCCTCGCTCACCCGCACGGCGTTGCCGTAGATTTGCGCCTTAAAGTACTGCCCTACCAGCCAGGACACCACGGCCAGAGGAATGAGATATAGCCAGGCAAACCATATGAGAAGCAGCCAAACCAGACCGCCGATGACGGCGGTGATGGTCAGATAGAGCACTTCCTTCGGATGGCGCAGGGATCCCGGATCGACCGCCAGTTTGGGACCTGGCGCAAAGGCCTGCAGATGGCCTCCGGGACCGGACGGCGCAGCCGTACGGCTTCCCCCGAAGTCAAAGCCACAGCCCGGACAGCTTACCGCTCCTTCCGTCACTGGTATGCCGCACTTCACACAAAAAGGCACGTGTAATCCCTCCCCGAAATTGAAAAGTAGAAATGTTACCCGCAGTAAAAGCAGTAGCGGTCCGCGGGGCAGACGCAGGCAGGCTGGAAACTTTAGGCACGTCAGCGAGGCGCACGAAGGCTATTCGTTTTAATCCCTCGTAGGTAAGCTGGAAACAGAGGAGGTTACCATGAAACGGTGTAATACTCTCGAGGTTTCGATCCCTCGTAGGCAGGCAGGAACTTCCTGCGGCATGCGCGGGTTATCGTAAATCGTGGCGGTTCCAACCCCTTGCAGCAAGCCTAAAGCATTTTTCGACACAAATCTAAGAAAATCCTTCCTGTTGTTCCTTTCCTTTGAAGATTCGATCTGCACATTCTGCACAGAATGTGCTATCATGAAGGTAAGAGGTGATGCTGATGCTGGAAGAATTGAAGTTTACCGAAGCTCGCGGCGGCTTCTCGGCCCTGTACAGCAGAGTCTTCAACCACTACCGGCCGGTGATCATCAGGCGCAGGCAGGCGGAAGAAGTCCTGGTCCTGCGGGCCGATCTCCAGAAACTGCTCCTGGAAAAGTACAGGCTCAAACCGGAGGTCATCCAGGAAGAGGACGGATCTGTCACCCTTGCCCTGGATGAGCTCGAGCTTTACGCCAACGGCCGGACGGTGGAAGAGGCCGCGCAGGAACTGGTCCAGGACCTGAAGTTCTATGCCCAGGACTATCTCGAACGCTCCCAGCTTTTCATCAACGCTCCCAACCGGCGGGCGCACTTCCCGTACATCCTGCGCGTACTGCTCTGCGACAGCGACGAGGAAATCCGGAGCCTGCTGGAGATCTGAAAATGCCTCCTAAGTTTGGGGACTTGAAGCGGTACTGCGAAAAGAACGGTTGGGTGCTGGTCCGGAGCACCGACCACTGGTACTACGAGAAGGTCCTGGCCGACGGAACCGTGCTCCGGACGAAGGTAAGCCGCGCTGTTCACAAAGAAATTCCGAAGCAGTTGTGGCAAAGGATTCTCAAAAAACAGCTGAAGATAACTGAAAAAGAGTTTTGGAAGTCTCTTTAAAACATTTTCTTTTCGTGTTCATCCTGATACCCCCTCAGCAGCATCCATCCCGCGCGGAAGGGATGCCCCCCAAAATTCACTTCTCTGCCGTGGCCTGTACAATAACGACAAGGTTACTTTCGTACCATAGCGAGACAATGCGCCTGTTGGCCACATCAACGGCCTGGACGATGAGATCCTTTTGTTCTATCAGCCCATACCTACCAACTCATGCTGTTTTTTGTCGTTTCAATCCCTCGTAGGTAGGCTGGAAACAAGGAAGCCAGCCCCTGCCGGCATCCCACCGTGCGGGGTTTCAATCCCTCGTAGGTAGGCTGGAAACTTGTTTATAAGAATAATGACGGCACATATGATGTGTTGTTTCAATCCCTCGTAGGCAGGCTGGAAACGCGCGCATAGAGTTCCCTTGCCCTTTCTCTTGTCTCGTTTCAACGAACTAATCTTGATTTTCCCTCAAGATCGGTTTCCTGATTACCATTAAAGCAGTCTAACCAAAAATTGCCAAGAAGGTTTGTCAAATGTTCATTAACAACCGGAAGGAAGAATTTATCACCAGCGAGTTCGGACCGCTTTTGAAACGCACCAATACCATGACCGGTGAGGTGCAACTTTTCAGCCCAAGCGGTAAGTAGGTTTTAATTCAGCCAATATGTATCTCCGTCTTTCAGATATCTTACTTTTACTCCTAACAACTGGTATTTTTCAGGGTAATATGAAAAGGGATAACTTCTCTTGGTCGTAAGGCTTCAACCAATTTCTTTAAGGTTTGCAAAGTTGCATGCCCGCTCGTATGAACATAGTGATATTTCATATCCCTCTCTCTGACAAAATTAAGCAGACATGCCATATCAGGTTCATTCTGATACCCAAGCCACATTGAGTAAATGAAGTTCCCGCCAGAAAAATTTATTTTCTTTAGATCGCTAACCATCGAAGGGCGAACCAGCATCAATAACCTGTTTTGCTGCTCACTCACTTCTCTGCGGCTAATCTTAAACCTCTTAAAACGATAAAGCATGTCAGTATGCCCTAAATCACCCAACCGTTTACACAGCCAGTACGGAAAAAACACCCGCAGCTTCGAATATTGCTCTGATGGACAAGGAAGGCGCGCAAAATCGCGCAAGGCGTCTAGCACAATGGCAGTATAAACATCAATAACAAAAATTTTCTCACAGCGAAGCGCAGCACGATAAAAAGTAACCAGTCGGTCAATATTCTGCCCTGCAGAACAAGCAAGGCAAATACCATTTCCGCTGCCAATTACCTTTATAAGACTGTCCTCTAAATCTTTTTCTGTAACAATCTTTTCCTCAGGGCGTCCAAACGTCGTCCCCTCAAGAAGCATAACATCTACAGGTTTACCTGAAAGTGCTCTAATAAGGGCCTGCAGTGTGCTGGTTTTTCGTCCATGCTCGCGAAAGTCCCCGGAATAAAAAACGCTCTTGCCTTGTGCCTCTATCAGGAACGCGTAAGCATCGAATGCCGAATGGTCCACCAGGAAGGGCGTAATTCTGAACCCACCGACTTGCACCGGGACGCGGTTGGCAAAAGTGAATTGCTTGCCTCCAGCTCGCTCAAAAGGGCAAAACAGCATAGCAATATCCATTAAGCGCCGGGTGGCTTCTCCGCTAAATACCGGCACGTCAGGAGAAACAAAGTTCACAAGCCCATAGTGATCCATATGAGCGTGAGACAGGAATAACGCATCGATTCGCCTGCACTCTGTATCCCAAGTGTATAAACCTTTAATGTCAGGCAGAACACCCCTGCTTACCAGTTCGACTCCCGTTTGCAAGTGCAGCTTGCCGCTGTCAAAGCGAGCATCACCTTTTTTCACCAAAGGCAGGCCTAAATCTACAACAATGCGGGTATCCCCACTCTGCAGTTCAACGCAGGAACCGCCGATCTCGTGTGCTCCTCGATGGATTTTGATTCTCATACCATTACCCTTTCAACAGTGAAAGCAGGCCCTTCCTCTTCAATCAAAAAGAAAATAATCTTTAGCGCATCAGCCAGCCGCTTAAGATTGGGGCGTTTCCCGGCTATTATTTCTTTTATTTCCTTATGCTGTGATTGCTCCTTATATACAAGCACTGCCTTGCAAATGCAGTCGGCGCCGAGGTTGCCAAACCCATCCCTATACGACTCAATAAACAAGTCTTTATCAAGCAGTTGATAATACGTTGCAATCTCCAGCATACAGCGCAACAGTGTGTCGCTGCTTCCTTTTTTTAACTCTACCAGCCATGCTGTATTAGTATTTCGGTCGAATGACACCAGATCAATCTTGCCAGCCTTATCGTCCTGGGTGTTCTTAAGAGGCACCTGGTAATCAAAGACCTCGCCCAGGTCGCCAAGGTTATTGCCCTGCTTGGAATAATCAAAAATTTTTTTCGCTACAATCTCTTCTTCCCGGTTCGTCTGCCGCTCAATAGTGCCGTCGTGCGTTTCTACGCGGTAGCCCTTCTTTCTTTGAATACATGGTAATTTCTCCAGTTCTTTTGCTATGTTTGCTTGTAAGAGTTCTTCTGCAATCACTTCTGTATATAACTGCCGGCTCGGATCCCTTGTTTTCCCTCTCCAGTTAATAAACGGCTGCTGGTACAGCTGCTCGATATTTTGCATAGCCACTTTCGTTTCATAAATCACTCGCTCTTTCGTATAGGGAGCCGGGGGCCAGGCAATGCTTGTGTATTCATTCCTGAAATATGCAGTTATTGAAGCACAACGCTGAACCGGGAAATCGTTGTATGCCAGAAAGACAAAGCCAGAGCCGTAAGGCAGTTGTTCCGGATTTAAGCTTCCCTCACCGTAAGGCATGCACGCCACATATAGAAACGCTCGTAATACTTCTTCATCCGTTTCTTGATTGACGCCTTCTACCACAATCATCCTCTGGCTTTTCGGCCAGTAGGCAGGCTTATTGCGTTGATGATAAGGCATTCCCTTTTCCCACACTATTTCTATCTCTCCTCTGATATCTTCAACATTTGCCCCTTTTGCATTAAAAATTCTGAATTCCAGTCCCTGGTCGTTGGCGAATTTTTTCAATACACGGAGGACATGTTTTTTGCCTTTCGCATCCGTGTTGATTACCGGCATGCGTTTAATACCAAAGACAGCAGACAAAAATGTTTCTAATGGTTCATCGGGACCAAAAGGAGATACTATTCGTATCTCAGATGGATCAACTTTAGCCCACTTTTCGAGTAACTTCTTTTTCCTTTCCTCATCCATCTTTGGAACCCCCTTCGGCTGAACCTATTTTGAGCTTTATTCCCATAAGCTTTCCCTAGTTAAAAGGAAAAAAGCCTTCTCTCGCTCATCATAGCCGATTGGCTCGCCGATGCGTTCCAGAATTCTTATGTCACGCTGGACCGTGCGTATAGAGACATTAAACTCTTTTGCTAATTCCCTGGTCTTAACAGGCCCTTTTTGAAGCCTTTTCAGTATCATCAGGATACGGGAGATCCGTTCTTCGCACTGCCTGGCAATATGTTCCTGGCGATTTGCAGACGTTTTCTGTCTAAGGATGCTCAACCTTAACTTATGAGAGTCTGCAAACAATCCAGAATCAACTTTTACACACGAAGGCAGCGGCGATGGCCAGTGTGAACATGGCTTCTCTACAAATATAACTTTGAACTCGCTTGAGTCGTGTTCCTGCCACAACTCAAAAAGAAGTGCCGCGTCTTCTCGTGTGATTTTCTGAGGATTTACAATTGCCATAAATGCTGGTATTGCTATCAGGTCCTCAATAATACTGCATTCATGTACTTTAATATTAAGCTTTGCGGCAATATTGCGAATCTGGGTACCGAAGTTACTTTCTATACCAAAAGTAAGAATTGTGTCAGTAGCTGAATAGTGTTCATCCCACGCAAAGGGTTTTCCTGTCATTGGATTTAACATATTACTCACCTTACCCACTTACATCCCTCCCTTTCTGTTATAGTAACACCACATTACGACATGGTTTTGGCGCAAGAAACAATCTACCCCCAATTAGGGCTGGGGGGCAAAAGTATTTTGCTTCAATCCCTCGTAGGTAGGCTGGAAACTTACCCCGGGAAGGTCGACGGTGTCACATCGCTCACCCTGGCATACTGATTTTCCTCCTCTGAAGCTGTTTGCTGCTGTCTAGTTGCTATTGTTGGCCACCCTCAGGTTGTGATCACAGTGGTAGCAAAACCGATCCTCTAGTGTCGCAGGATTCTCGCAGGCCGGGCAGAGCCGCGCCAGGGGTGACTTGCGACCGCAGCCGGGACAGTAAAGATCCACGTCAAGCGCCGGTGCGTAACAATAAGGGCAGAGTTCGCCTTTCCCCACCAGAGACCAGCTTGCTGGGAAAATGTAGGAAGGCCCAGTGTGCCAGTCTTTTTGATGCCAACAACCAGCACATTGAGGCTACTGTTTTTGGAAGCGCGGAGCGTATACGCGCGTCAGGTCGATCTTACCGCGGACTGTCTCGTCTGGTCCGGTTCCGCCGGCTTCTTCGCGGCGTCCCGTTTGTTAGTAGACTGCGCCTGCGGGGTTTGCATTGCACTCAGAACACGCTGTTCAAAGCGGATACCACCGACAAAACCGACCGCAAGGGCCAAGATGAGTCCTGCTGAAAGCAGGATCCGGAAAACCCGCGATGTTCCGCCCCTCCCGCTGTTCACGCTGTCACTCACTGATCGTACCCCCTTTACAAGAAAGTTGCGCGTGCCGTTCATTTTCCGGGGTCACCTGCTCCAGCACCCCGATGGTGTCCAGCCGGGCTCTGGCGTGGGGCAAGCCAGGGTCGTCGGCCTGAAGCGAGCGTACCAGGTGTACCTCGGCATAGGCGGCACCAGCCTGGTAGCAGGGAATGACGTTTTGCATGCGTTGCTCGCTGACGAGGGCAATCATGGCACGCAAAGACAGACCCCCCTTATGCACAAGTAAGAATACTAACTGTAAGCAACCCGTCCAGACTCCGCACCAACTGTTTTTCCTCTCGCGGATGCTTGCGGGTGAGCCGGGTTGTCGTTCATCGCACAACAGGGTGCGTCATTGCGCAGACTGGTCACCGACCACAATAGCTCCGCCACCTCGTGCGCCTGCGACAGGTTGTCGTACCAAGGTAGAACACCGGTCCCGTTCTGGGCTTCCCGTCCGCTCTCATCGCCTTCTGACCACGCAGCACGGCCAACGGCGGCATCCTCTACGGCCGCCCGCCGGCGCATTGCCCGGTTCAGCCGCGAATACCAGCTTCCTCTCGTGCACGTCGCGGTTGCGCCATCTTTCCTCTTCCACCTGCCAGGCCGAACAACTGATCAGCCACTCACGCCCCAGAAGGACAGCCTGGTTGATGAGTTCCTTTTCAACACAGTACTTGATGAGCGCCAAATGGCGGCGGAACCTTTCAGCATCCGGAGCGTACAGGGCTTCCGGCGCCAGAGCGGGTTTCAATCCCTCGCAGGTAGGCTGGAAACCCATTTTTCCAAAAAACTTCAAACGCCTTTTAAAGGTTTCAATCCCTCGTAGGTAGGCTGGAAACCAGTCGGATAAATTCACATGCTTCCTCAAAACTAATGTTTCAATCCCTCGTAGGTAGGCTGGAAACTTGTAGGGTCTTTGGACAAACACAAAGGCTCTACAAGTTTCAATCCCTCGTAGGTAGGCTGGAAACTGGACGCGCCCGACGATGTGACCGACTTTTCCATGCGTTTCAATCCCTCGTAGGTAGGCTGGAAACCTGTTCTTTTTGCACCTGCTTCCCCTGCTTTTTGGTTTCAATCCCTCGTAGGTAGGCTGGAAACACCATGATTGGGTGGAAATTATGCAGTACCTCCTCACGGTTTCAATCCC contains these protein-coding regions:
- a CDS encoding exoribonuclease R, with amino-acid sequence MLEELKFTEARGGFSALYSRVFNHYRPVIIRRRQAEEVLVLRADLQKLLLEKYRLKPEVIQEEDGSVTLALDELELYANGRTVEEAAQELVQDLKFYAQDYLERSQLFINAPNRRAHFPYILRVLLCDSDEEIRSLLEI
- a CDS encoding MBL fold metallo-hydrolase encodes the protein MRIKIHRGAHEIGGSCVELQSGDTRIVVDLGLPLVKKGDARFDSGKLHLQTGVELVSRGVLPDIKGLYTWDTECRRIDALFLSHAHMDHYGLVNFVSPDVPVFSGEATRRLMDIAMLFCPFERAGGKQFTFANRVPVQVGGFRITPFLVDHSAFDAYAFLIEAQGKSVFYSGDFREHGRKTSTLQALIRALSGKPVDVMLLEGTTFGRPEEKIVTEKDLEDSLIKVIGSGNGICLACSAGQNIDRLVTFYRAALRCEKIFVIDVYTAIVLDALRDFARLPCPSEQYSKLRVFFPYWLCKRLGDLGHTDMLYRFKRFKISRREVSEQQNRLLMLVRPSMVSDLKKINFSGGNFIYSMWLGYQNEPDMACLLNFVRERDMKYHYVHTSGHATLQTLKKLVEALRPREVIPFHITLKNTSC
- a CDS encoding helix-turn-helix domain-containing protein — encoded protein: MAIVNPQKITREDAALLFELWQEHDSSEFKVIFVEKPCSHWPSPLPSCVKVDSGLFADSHKLRLSILRQKTSANRQEHIARQCEERISRILMILKRLQKGPVKTRELAKEFNVSIRTVQRDIRILERIGEPIGYDEREKAFFLLTRESLWE